One Malaclemys terrapin pileata isolate rMalTer1 chromosome 7, rMalTer1.hap1, whole genome shotgun sequence genomic region harbors:
- the ENTPD1 gene encoding ectonucleoside triphosphate diphosphohydrolase 1 has translation MHLSLSSSEPAEAEKGGERTLALMDEPKVTGTKPRTSWPRKALLILGFLFALAAIALVAMAVSQNKPLPKNIKYGIVLDAGSSHTNLYVYEWPAEKENDTGVVHQVEVCKVEGLGISGYSQDTEKAGLSLQHCMKRAQEVVPEQQHRETPVYLGATAGMRLLSLQNRSIADRVLSAVEKTLRSSPFNFQGARVISGQEEGAYGWITINYLLGNFKQPGWLNFLPHLRSSRGTSGALDLGGASTQITFAPDQEPIESQENSLHFRLYGKNYNVYTHSFLCYGKDQALRLKLASNLQSTQNGSLLDPCFHLGYLRIMNISDLYTNPCIANGEQQLPFTQLHLQGNGDYQRCRMTIQKIFNTSYCPYSSCAFNGIFLPPLQGEFGAFSAFYFVMNFLNLTTEKSPVSLDKATSAVESFCSRPWHEVKAEFPKIKEKYLSEYCFSGTYILSLLENGYGFTMEKWQNIQFLGKIGSSDAGWTLGYMLNLTNMIPAEKPPTRPLSHASYVGLMVFCSLVLVAVLLLSWLTFHKPKCLQKGLI, from the exons TCACAGGTACCAAACCAAGGACATCCTGGCCTAGAAAGGCCCTGCTCATCCTCGGGTTCCTCTTTGCTTTGGCTGCGATTGCCTTAGTTGCGATGGCAGTGAGTCAGAACAAGCCACTCCCAAAGAATATTAAG TACGGGATTGTGCTGGATGCTGGTTCGTCTCACACTAACTTGTATGTGTATGAGTGGCCAGCAGAGAAGGAGAATGACACTGGGGTGGTGCACCAGGTGGAAGTGTGTAAAGTAGAAG GTCTGGGGATCTCAGGTTACTCCCAGGACACAGAGAAAGCTGGCCTCTCCCTCCAGCACTGCATGAAAAGAGCTCAGGAAGTGGTTCCAGAACAGCAGCACAGAGAGACCCCTGTCTACCTCGGGGCTACAGCTGGAATGCGGCTGCTCAG CTTGCAGAACAGAAGTATAGCTGACCGAGTCCTCTCTGCAGTGGAGAAGACGCTGCGCTCATCCCCCTTCAACTTCCAGGGTGCCAGAGTCATCAGTGGTCAGGAAGAAGGAGCCTATGGCTGGATCACCATTAATTACCTGTTGGGCAACTTCAAGCAG CCTGGCTGGCTGAACTTCCTGCCTCACCTGAGATCCAGCCGGGGGACATCAGGGGCCCTGGACCTCGGTGGAGCCTCCACTCAGATCACCTTTGCACCAGATCAAGAGCCGATTGAATCTCAAGAGAACTCGCTGCACTTTCGTCTCTATGGCAAGAACTACAACGTGTATACGCACAGCTTCCTGTGCTACGGGAAGGACCAGGCTCTGCGCCTGAAGCTTGCCAGTAACCTACAG AGCACACAGAATGGCAGCCTCCTGGATCCCTGCTTTCACCTCGGATATTTGAGGATTATGAATATAAGTGACCTCTACACCAACCCCTGTATAGCTAATGGTGAGCAGCAGCTTCCATTCACACAGCTTCACCTCCAGGGGAACGGGGATTACCAAAGGTGCCGAATGACCATCCAGAAGATCTTCAACACTAGCTATTGCCCTTACTCCAGCTGCGCCTTCAATGGGATTTTCCTGCCTCCGTTacaaggggagtttggg GCATTTTCTGCTTTCTACTTTGTGATGAACTTTTTAAACCTGACGACAGAGAAGAGCCCAGTCTCTCTAGACAAAGCGACCAGCGCTGTGGAAAGCTTCTGCTCCAGACCTTGGCACGAG GTAAAGGCAGAATTTCCCAAGATAAAAGAGAAGTACCTGAGTGAATATTGTTTCTCCGGGACCTACATCCTCTCCCTCCTGGAGAATGGCTATGGATTCACCATGGAGAAATGGCAAAACATCCAGTTCCTTGGAAAG ATTGGCAGCAGTGATGCAGGTTGGACTCTGGGCTACATGCTGAACCTGACGAACATGATCCCTGCAGAGAAGCCCCCGACACGCCCTCTCTCCCATGCCAGTTATGTGGGGCTCATGGTGTTCTGCTCTCTCGTGTTGGTGGCTGTGCTCCTGCTTAGCTGGCTTACCTTCCACAAACCAAAGTGCCTGCAGAAGGGACTCATTTAG